The genomic stretch GTTAACAAGTATTTGGCCTAATCTCAGTGGGTCACCCCTCAGGATTTTAGGGGTATTTTTTTCGATATTTATTATCAGTTCTATCCCCTTTTCTTCGGCTGCAAGACTTGCGATCGTCGCAACATAAGAAAAAACTTCTTCAAGAGAGAAATCAATCGACTCCATCTCAAGTTTCCCTGCCTCTATTTTGGAAAAATCGAGTATGTCATTCAAAATTCCAAGAAGCGATTTTGAGGATGAATTGATTTTGTCCAGGTAATCAGTCTGCTTTGGTGTGAGGCTTGTCTTCATTGCAAGATGACACATGCCCATGATCGCATTCAGAGGGGTTCTTATTTCATGGCTCATGTGGGCCAGGAAATTGCTCTTTGTTTCTGCTATTGATTCAGCCTTCTGGCGTTCAGACTCAGCTTGAGCCCTGAGATGACTTTCTGTTATATCTAATATCGATCCTTCATAAAATGCTTTGCCGTTTTTTTCATCATAGGCCTTCCTTGCAGTGACCGAGCCCCAGAAAGCCTCTCCGTTTTTTTTGACAAAAACACTTTCAACGGCCATTATATGCCCTTCTTTGTTTAAATTATATAATAGCCTGTCACAGTCTTCATGATTTAAAAAAACCTGGAGTCTTATGTCTTTTATGGATTCAAGAAGTTCGTCCGTTGATTCAAAAGCAAAAATGGAGGCCATGGCTCTGTTCGCTGCCATAAATCTGTTTTCGGATGAAATTTGAAACATTCCTTCAACGGCATTTTCAAAAATCTCCCTGTATTTTTTTTCGGATTCACCGAGCTGTTTTATATATTCATTGATGGAATCCCTCATCTTCTCGAAACTGAGCGCAAGTTTACCTATTTCATCATTGCGTTTAATTTCCAGTGGCTGATCCAGTTGTCCGCTTGTTATTAGATGCACGCTGGCGTCAAGCTTTCGAATAGGCGAGATTACAAGCTTTCTTGTAAAAAAAATAAGAAACACGGAGGTAAAGAGAATGCAGAGTCCTGATCCCCAGATAAAAAGAATCAGGATTCCTTTTTTGTCTGCTTCGCTTTTACTTGTCTCAGCCTTCACAAATGAAAAAAAGAACGGAGACGCTCCTTCATAGGCAAATAGCGGAGTTATGCAGATTATGAAGCTTTTTTCAGAGTCCTTAGTCCTAAGTAAGAGGGGAGTAATCTGGTTTTCTGAGAATTCAGGGGCTTCGGACTTTATTATCTCATTCGCACTATTACCGATCATATTTTTGTCCAGGGCATAATAGATTTTGAGATTTCTGCTGAATACAAAACCGCTGCTGAAGCGTTCCCCTAAAATATCCACCATTGTATCCTTGTTGGCGATTGATTCATATTTCAACAGCTGCCTGTTCATGAGCTTGCCCGGGAGTAAGATCTGGGATTCAAGAGCTTTGTCAACTTCCCTTGAAAACTTTTCTATGTAATAAACTCCCATTGCAGACAGGATTATTACTTCTGTTATAATAATTATGACACCTATTCTGGATATGAGACTTTTCAAGACGAACATCATTTACTCCGGTATTTGCCAGAAGAGGTTCATGGTCAATTTATCTGCCTTTATGGAAAAAATTTTTGGCTTTATTATCAGTTTCGCGAAGAAGTTCGTTATATTTTTCAGGGGTGTTCAGGAATTTGACAAAACAGTCAAGGCCGATTTCTGCGACCTCTGGTTGCGTAGCAAGATCATAATTGAATGCCCATAATTTCGACTGATTGATTGTCTGACGTATTCTTGCCTGCATTGCCGGATAAAACGAATCAGGTATATTGGCATTAGGAGCAAGAGCGCCGCTTCCTCTGCTCATTTCCTTTTGGGGCTCCGTGTCTGAAAAGAATTCCAGCGCTGTTTTTGCAGCTTCCGCGTTTTTTGATTTCGGAAGAAGTATGCAGTCAACCGGGCCGAGGGAAACTATCGGTATCTCTGGTTTTATGATTGGAAAACAGAAATAATCGAAATCCTTTTCCTGTTTCCAGTTGAGTTTGTTTTCAAAAAGTCCTGTTATCCAGGTTCCCATGAGCGTCATTGCGGCCTCGCCATTGTAAACCATTTTTGAAGCCTCAGACCAGTCGAATACATTAGGTGTTGTATTGAAATACTGCTTTGAAATCATTTTGTCCCATACTGAAAAAACCTCGGCAACCATTGGATCGTTATATGAAACTTTTCCATCCATTAGCTGTTGCCTGAATTCAGGCCCTGCTGTTCTGAGCAGAAGATAATCAAACCAGAACTGGGCCGGCCATTTTTCTCTGGAACCAAGAGAAATCGGAGTAATTTTTTTCTCCTTGAGAACATCGCATAAGGCCAGGAAATCCTGCCATGTTTTAGGAGGAAGAAGATTGAGCCTTTGAAATATTGCCTTGTTATAGAAAAAGGCTACAAAATGCTGTGTCACAGGAATTGCGTATATTTTCCCATTATAGGTGCAGGCACCTGTAATGGCAGGACTGAATCTTGAAGCAAGGTCAGCTTTTTTCCAGACATCGTCAATAGGCAAAAGATAACCGCTGTTAACAAGATCCTGGGTTTTTGCCCCTGCCCAGAAAGAAAAGAAATCAGGCGGATTACCAACTTCGAGCATGACTTTTATGCTTGGTTTGAAAGTTTCATGCTCAAAACCAGCTGCCTTTACCTCATACCCAGGATTTTTTTTGTTGAATGTATTCACCATTTCATTGATTCCGCCGCTCATGTCTCCTGTCCAGTAGTGAAGAAATACCAGCTTTTTTGATTCCTCGGCAAAGGCCTTTCCGCAAATTAATATGGTTGAAACAATGAAAATAAAAACGAAAAGATTTCGGAATTTTTTGAATTCTGCATGCATATGCTCTTCCTTTCTAATTTGGGAAAATACTCTCAAAGAAACTAAAAAAACCAAGGAATGATACGTGTGAAACAAAGCGGGCGATTTCTTTATTAGGGCATGGTTCTATATGCTTACCCGGACTTCTTTGAGGTTAATCAGCTCGTCTGACGTATGACTTTTGGGAAAAAAACTTTCAAAAGTGCTGAATTATTAATGACGCTAAAGACGATGGTCTTGCAAAAAGTCAGAAAAGAACGCCGG from Desulforegula conservatrix Mb1Pa encodes the following:
- a CDS encoding ABC transporter substrate-binding protein, whose translation is MHAEFKKFRNLFVFIFIVSTILICGKAFAEESKKLVFLHYWTGDMSGGINEMVNTFNKKNPGYEVKAAGFEHETFKPSIKVMLEVGNPPDFFSFWAGAKTQDLVNSGYLLPIDDVWKKADLASRFSPAITGACTYNGKIYAIPVTQHFVAFFYNKAIFQRLNLLPPKTWQDFLALCDVLKEKKITPISLGSREKWPAQFWFDYLLLRTAGPEFRQQLMDGKVSYNDPMVAEVFSVWDKMISKQYFNTTPNVFDWSEASKMVYNGEAAMTLMGTWITGLFENKLNWKQEKDFDYFCFPIIKPEIPIVSLGPVDCILLPKSKNAEAAKTALEFFSDTEPQKEMSRGSGALAPNANIPDSFYPAMQARIRQTINQSKLWAFNYDLATQPEVAEIGLDCFVKFLNTPEKYNELLRETDNKAKNFFHKGR